One genomic segment of uncultured Desulfobacter sp. includes these proteins:
- a CDS encoding nucleoside deaminase, with product MDYSFFMEQALEQAGKAFEQGQFPVGCVIVQDDQVIASGARAGTSGDLPFFSEIDHAEIRALKALEFSDVCFIPERAVLFCTMEPCLMCFAAIILSGIRTLVFAYEDVMGGGTDLDRRDLAPLYRDAQMKIVPHVLRKKSLDLFHNFFNKDANLYWKDSLLESYTFDQWRKSEG from the coding sequence TTGGATTATTCTTTTTTTATGGAGCAGGCCCTTGAACAGGCCGGTAAAGCCTTTGAGCAGGGGCAGTTTCCTGTTGGGTGTGTGATTGTTCAAGATGATCAGGTGATTGCCTCGGGTGCCAGGGCCGGAACGTCGGGGGATTTACCTTTTTTCAGTGAAATTGACCATGCAGAGATACGTGCGCTCAAGGCCCTTGAATTTTCGGATGTCTGCTTTATTCCGGAACGGGCTGTACTGTTTTGCACCATGGAGCCCTGCCTGATGTGCTTTGCCGCAATTATTCTGTCCGGTATCCGGACACTGGTATTTGCCTATGAAGACGTTATGGGGGGAGGCACGGATCTGGATAGACGGGATCTGGCTCCTTTATATAGAGACGCGCAAATGAAGATCGTTCCCCATGTGCTGCGTAAAAAAAGTCTTGATCTTTTCCATAATTTTTTTAATAAAGATGCTAACTTATATTGGAAAGACAGCCTTCTGGAGTCATATACGTTTGATCAATGGCGTAAGTCGGAGGGGTGA